The genome window AGGGTATCAATATCTATACTCATGGCGAAATGCTGCCCTGTCTTGCCTATCCAGAATTGAAAAAATATAAGCATCTTGTTGGGAATTATGGAGGTGCGTGGCAAGATCAGCGAGAAGAGTTTGACCGGTTTCCCGGAGCTATTTTAATGACGACAAACTGCATTCAAAAACCTAAGGATTCCTATAAAGATCGTATTTTTACAACAGGTCTTGTTGCCTGGCCAGGGATAACCCATATTGGAGAGGAGAAAGATTTTACCCCTATTATTGAAGCAGCTCTTAATGCGCCAGGTTTTACTGAAGATGCTCCTGATCATACAATTACTATTGGTTTTGCCAGAAATACTGTTTTATCTGTAGCAGGAAAAGTTGTAGATCTTGTAAAAGCTGGTAAGATTCGTCATTTCTTCCTTATTGGTGGGTGTGACGGAGCCAAACCAGGCCGAAGTTATTATACAGATCTGGCAACGATGACACCTAAAGATACCATTATCCTTACTCTGGCATGTGGAAAGTATAGGTTTAACAAACTTGAGTTTGGAGAGATTGAAGGAATTCCGCGCTTGTTGGATGTGGGACAATGTAACGATGCCTATTCAGCTGTTCGTATTGCCATGGCATTGGCGGAGGCTTTTAATACTGATGTAAATAGCTTGCCACTTTCTCTCGTTTTGTCATGGTATGAACAGAAAGCAGTCTGCATTCTTCTCTCTTTGCTCTATCTTGGTATAAGAGATATGCGTATTGGTCCCAGTTTGCCTGCTTTCGTGAAACAACCTGTTTTTGAGGTGTTGCATGAAAAACTGAATCTCATGCCAGTGACGACACCAGAAGAAGATTTAAAGGCAATTCTTGGATAAAGGATTGTAACTGCAAATGTAAAGGGCACGCCAGGGGGATCCTTCCTCCTGGCGTTTTCGATGTATGATACATTTGGTGAGGAAAAATAATATTGTCAAAGAGCACTTTTGGGTATACACTAAATTGAAGTTTTCAGATAATTCCCAGGAGGTGCATATATATGGAGCACGGCGAAGTTGTTGTTCTTGATGGGCAATCTCTTACAATCGAAGATGTAGTAAAAGTTGCGCGAAATAATGCCAAAGTAGAGCTTGATCCTCATGCTCTTGAAGCTGTTGATAAAGCAGCATCCCTTGTCAATGAATGGGCGTCAGGCAATGAAGTTATTTATGGTATTAATACAGGATTTGGAGATTTGGCCACTGTTCCTATCTCACGAAAAGATCGCCGTCAGCTTCAAGAAAACCTTCTTAAAAGCCATGCCTGTGGCGTTGGAGCTCCCTTTGACGAAGAGACAGTGCGAGCTATTATGTTACTCCGCATTAATACACTTATAAGAGGCTATTCTGGAATTCGAGTATCCACTTTACAGCGTTTAACCGAATATCTGAATTTAGGTATCCATCCTATGATTCCTTCTCAGGGTTCCGTGGGATCAAGTGGAGATTTATGCCCACTTTCTCACCTTGCTGTTACACTTCTTGGTCTTGGCGAAGTTTTTTATAAAGGTCGTCGCCAATCTACTGCTCGTCTCCTTCGTAAGTTTGGCATGGAACCCCTTCATCTTGAGGCTAAGGAAGGATTGGCCCTCAATAATGGAACAACTGTTATGACGGCTATTGCAGCTCTTGCTCTCTACGATAGTGTCAATACTCTGAAATTAGCAGATATAGCAGCGTCACTCTCTCTTGAAGCGTTACATGGTGTACCTTACGCTTTTGATGAGCGAACACATGCTCTCCGTCCATATCACGGGCAGATGACAGTTGCATCAAATATTCGCAAACTAATTTTTGGTAGTCAGATTATTGAAAAATTTAAGGGAGAACGCGTTCAGGATGCCTATTCCCTTCGTTGTGTTCCTCAGGTACATGGTGCGAGTCGAGATGCCATTGAATATATTTGGGATAAAGTTTCTATAGAAATTAATGCAGTAACTGATAACCCTCTTATTTTTGTTGATGATCGCATGGCTATAAGTGGCGGAAACTTTCATGGGCAGCCTATGGCTTTAGCTATGGATTTTTTTGGTATTGCCATGGCAGAAATTGCGAATATATCAGAACGAAGAGTTGCACGTCTTGTCGATAGCTCTCTTTCTGGACTTCCCCCTTTTCTTATTAATGAAAGTGGTTTAAATAGCGGTTTCATGATTCCTCAATATGCAGCAGCATCTATAGTTTCTGAAAATAAAGTTCTAGCTCACCCCTCTTCTGTTGATTCTATTCCTACATCCGCTAATCAGGAGGATCACGTTTCTATGGGAACTTATGGTGCACGTAAGGGGCGTAATATTCTTGACAACACAAGAAAAGTTCTTTCTATCGAGTTATTTTCAGCTGCTCAGGCCTTAGATTTCAGTATTTTACTTAAGCCAGGTCTTGGAACGGCAGCTGCCCATCGTATGATTAGAAGTGCTGTCCCCTTCTTGAAACATGATGACTATCTTTACCCCCTTATTCGAAGA of Aminobacterium sp. MB27-C1 contains these proteins:
- the hcp gene encoding hydroxylamine reductase, with protein sequence MYCYQCEQTAKGTGCTAFGVCGKSPEVSDLQDLLIHITKGISMYASKAREMGTIDRNIDVFVIKALFTTITNVNFDEERMEKMLKEAASMKEKARDLYEQACVKSGKKPEELKGPASYMLPDSRDEMIRDGEKVTPEAWAAKYGEVMQGLRDLILFGLKGSAAYTDHAHVLGYDDDDIYGFFHDFLTYLSDETFTVDDLVARALDAGRWNISVMELLDRANTSRYGHPEPTKVRVTPLKGKAIVVSGHDLRDLELLLKQTEGKGINIYTHGEMLPCLAYPELKKYKHLVGNYGGAWQDQREEFDRFPGAILMTTNCIQKPKDSYKDRIFTTGLVAWPGITHIGEEKDFTPIIEAALNAPGFTEDAPDHTITIGFARNTVLSVAGKVVDLVKAGKIRHFFLIGGCDGAKPGRSYYTDLATMTPKDTIILTLACGKYRFNKLEFGEIEGIPRLLDVGQCNDAYSAVRIAMALAEAFNTDVNSLPLSLVLSWYEQKAVCILLSLLYLGIRDMRIGPSLPAFVKQPVFEVLHEKLNLMPVTTPEEDLKAILG
- the hutH gene encoding histidine ammonia-lyase: MEHGEVVVLDGQSLTIEDVVKVARNNAKVELDPHALEAVDKAASLVNEWASGNEVIYGINTGFGDLATVPISRKDRRQLQENLLKSHACGVGAPFDEETVRAIMLLRINTLIRGYSGIRVSTLQRLTEYLNLGIHPMIPSQGSVGSSGDLCPLSHLAVTLLGLGEVFYKGRRQSTARLLRKFGMEPLHLEAKEGLALNNGTTVMTAIAALALYDSVNTLKLADIAASLSLEALHGVPYAFDERTHALRPYHGQMTVASNIRKLIFGSQIIEKFKGERVQDAYSLRCVPQVHGASRDAIEYIWDKVSIEINAVTDNPLIFVDDRMAISGGNFHGQPMALAMDFFGIAMAEIANISERRVARLVDSSLSGLPPFLINESGLNSGFMIPQYAAASIVSENKVLAHPSSVDSIPTSANQEDHVSMGTYGARKGRNILDNTRKVLSIELFSAAQALDFSILLKPGLGTAAAHRMIRSAVPFLKHDDYLYPLIRRVQELMDRSEILSAVEEVVGPLD